The Enterobacter kobei genome has a segment encoding these proteins:
- the hemB gene encoding porphobilinogen synthase, with the protein MTDLIARPRRLRKSPALRAMFEETTLTLNDLVLPIFVEEEIDDYKAIEAMPGVMRIPEKYLAREIERIANAGIRSVMTFGISHHTDATGSDAWKEDGLVARMSRICKETVPEMVVMSDTCFCEYTSHGHCGVLCDHGVDNDATLLNLGKQAVVAAAAGADFIAPSAAMDGQVQAIRQALDAAGFTDTAIMSYSTKFASSFYGPFREAAGTALKGDRKTYQMNPLNRREAIRESLLDEAQGADCLMLKPAGAYLDILRDIRERTELPLGAYQVSGEYAMIKFAAQAGAIDEEKVILESLGAIKRAGADLIFSYFALDLAEKKILR; encoded by the coding sequence ATGACCGATTTAATTGCACGTCCCCGCCGTCTGCGCAAGTCACCTGCACTGCGCGCTATGTTTGAAGAGACAACCCTGACCTTAAACGATCTGGTGTTGCCGATTTTTGTTGAAGAAGAGATCGATGACTACAAAGCCATCGAAGCCATGCCGGGCGTAATGCGCATTCCGGAAAAATATCTGGCGCGCGAGATCGAACGCATCGCCAACGCGGGGATCCGCTCGGTGATGACCTTTGGCATCTCCCATCATACCGACGCCACCGGCAGCGATGCGTGGAAAGAAGATGGCCTTGTCGCCCGTATGTCCCGCATCTGCAAAGAGACCGTGCCGGAAATGGTCGTCATGTCAGACACCTGCTTCTGCGAATACACCTCTCACGGCCACTGCGGCGTGCTGTGCGATCATGGCGTGGATAACGATGCCACCCTGCTGAATCTCGGCAAGCAGGCCGTGGTCGCGGCCGCTGCGGGTGCAGATTTCATCGCCCCCTCTGCCGCGATGGATGGACAGGTTCAGGCGATTCGTCAGGCGCTGGATGCGGCAGGCTTCACCGACACCGCCATCATGTCCTACTCCACCAAATTTGCCTCCTCCTTCTACGGCCCGTTCCGTGAAGCGGCTGGCACGGCGCTGAAGGGCGACCGTAAAACCTATCAGATGAACCCGCTGAACCGCCGGGAAGCGATTCGCGAATCCCTGCTGGATGAAGCTCAGGGCGCAGACTGCCTGATGCTCAAACCGGCTGGCGCGTATCTTGATATTCTGCGCGACATCCGCGAACGCACTGAACTGCCGCTGGGCGCTTACCAGGTGAGCGGCGAGTACGCGATGATCAAATTCGCCGCGCAGGCGGGAGCGATTGACGAAGAGAAAGTGATCCTCGAAAGCCTGGGTGCGATCAAACGTGCGGGCGCGGACCTGATCTTCAGCTACTTCGCGCTGGATCTGGCTGAGAAAAAAATCCTCCGCTAA